A region of Deferribacterota bacterium DNA encodes the following proteins:
- the glmS gene encoding glutamine--fructose-6-phosphate transaminase (isomerizing): MCGIVAYIGKRNAIEVIIDCLKRLEYRGYDSAGLALLKDQEVTIIKKTGKIKELEKTCSEKLYINATLGIGHTRWATHGLVNEKNAHPHQSKNIILVHNGVVDNYLQLKEFFSNRIDFSSETDSELIAHLVEYNYKGDLCDATIKSLNKLRGSFALSIITPNEPDKIVLVKKDSPLIIGIGENEMFAASDLPALVPYTNKFIFLEDNCVASIKRDKVEIFDFNGNKIEPKYETISLNARCVEKYGYKHYMLKEIFEQPRALVDTFTGHISNSQDKIIFNELKGAEEMLLNAKYVEVIGCGTSYHSAMVAKYLIEKYVGIPVIADIASEYRYRENSFEKDSLLIAISQSGETADTLASVKLARERGQKVIVISNVFSSSIPRYSDITLYTYAGPEISVASTKAFITQLTIIYLFSIYFGALKKSIGEKDVKLLVKDFVRLPEQLNYILSFNKDIEEFAKNCSGYKHFFFLGRGINYPIALEGALKLKEVAYIHAEGYAAGELKHGPIALVSPEIPTFVIATKSNVYDKILTNIEEIRARKGKVYIIKSKNDKFLDGFRGDSISIIDTSEELSIFQNTVIFQLFAYHCANFLGLDVDQPRNLAKSVTVE; this comes from the coding sequence ATGTGCGGTATTGTTGCATACATTGGCAAAAGAAACGCAATTGAAGTAATTATTGATTGTTTGAAACGACTTGAGTATAGAGGTTATGATTCAGCAGGACTAGCACTTCTAAAGGATCAAGAGGTTACTATCATAAAAAAGACAGGCAAAATAAAAGAATTAGAGAAAACCTGTAGTGAAAAATTATATATTAATGCAACCCTAGGCATAGGTCATACAAGATGGGCTACCCATGGCTTGGTTAACGAAAAAAATGCCCATCCCCATCAATCAAAAAATATAATCCTTGTCCATAACGGGGTAGTAGATAATTACCTTCAATTAAAAGAATTTTTTTCAAATAGAATAGATTTTTCTTCTGAAACTGATTCTGAATTAATAGCACATTTGGTTGAATATAATTACAAAGGAGATCTCTGTGATGCAACAATAAAATCACTTAATAAATTAAGAGGAAGTTTTGCGCTATCAATAATAACACCTAATGAACCAGATAAGATAGTATTAGTTAAAAAAGATAGTCCCCTAATTATAGGGATTGGTGAAAATGAAATGTTTGCTGCTAGCGATCTGCCTGCGTTAGTACCATATACTAATAAATTTATTTTTCTAGAGGATAATTGTGTAGCTAGCATCAAAAGAGACAAGGTTGAAATTTTCGATTTCAACGGTAATAAGATAGAGCCTAAATATGAAACAATAAGTTTAAATGCTAGATGTGTAGAAAAATATGGTTATAAGCATTATATGCTGAAAGAAATTTTTGAGCAACCAAGAGCTTTGGTTGATACCTTTACTGGACATATTAGTAATAGTCAGGATAAAATTATCTTTAATGAGCTGAAAGGCGCAGAGGAGATGTTATTAAATGCAAAATATGTTGAGGTTATAGGATGTGGTACAAGCTATCATTCTGCAATGGTAGCTAAATATCTTATTGAAAAATATGTTGGTATACCTGTAATAGCTGATATAGCTTCTGAGTATAGATATAGGGAGAATAGTTTTGAAAAAGATAGTTTACTAATAGCTATCTCACAATCAGGTGAGACAGCTGATACTTTAGCGTCAGTTAAGCTAGCCAGAGAAAGAGGGCAGAAGGTTATTGTAATAAGTAATGTTTTTTCCTCTTCAATTCCCAGGTATTCTGATATTACATTATATACATATGCAGGCCCTGAGATTAGTGTTGCCTCAACAAAAGCTTTTATAACCCAGCTTACCATCATATACCTCTTTTCTATTTATTTTGGGGCTTTAAAGAAGTCTATAGGCGAAAAGGATGTAAAATTGCTTGTGAAGGATTTTGTTAGATTGCCAGAACAGCTAAATTATATATTATCTTTTAATAAGGATATAGAAGAATTTGCAAAAAATTGTTCAGGGTATAAACATTTTTTCTTTCTTGGTAGGGGGATAAATTACCCTATAGCCCTTGAAGGGGCACTAAAGCTTAAAGAGGTGGCTTATATTCACGCAGAGGGTTATGCAGCAGGGGAATTAAAGCATGGTCCTATTGCTTTGGTATCCCCTGAAATTCCTACTTTTGTTATTGCCACTAAATCAAATGTATATGATAAGATATTAACAAATATTGAAGAGATAAGAGCAAGAAAGGGCAAGGTGTATATTATTAAATCAAAAAATGATAAGTTTTTAGATGGATTTAGAGGCGATAGTATTTCCATTATTGATACATCAGAGGAGCTGTCAATATTTCAAAATACAGTTATTTTTCAGCTTTTCGCATATCACTGTGCTAATTTTCTTGGCCTTGATGTTGATCAACCACGAAATCTTGCAAAAAGTGTAACTGTTGAATAA